The genomic segment GAATTATGCTCAAcattaatttcattacattGAAATGTTGAACAATTAGAATTAATTGATTCtacattttgttctattttattctcaactaatatagaaatattcttcaatattttacaGTGTTCGTCATTAAACTGTGCTAAaggtattttatcaaaatcatgtTGATCGACAGTTTGAGGATCTTCAATTATTTCAAGATGTTCTTGTGATGTTCTGTTTGGTAAAGGCACATTTAGAGAATGAGGCAAATCAGTTTCAAAATCACAGACATCTGTATACTCTTCTTGatcatttttaatcataatattattattattattattaattgataaattatcaacTAACATTGCAAACATACCATTAGGCGTATCAGTAACACttacatcattttttaaattgtctaataaaacattttgaacacaGTTGGTTTGATTGGATGATTCTTCAACATCTACACATTCTAAGTGACCATTAACCAAGATATCTTGACCAgttgatttttcattattagCATTGGTTTTAGGTTGATAAATctcattattttcatatacttcATAGTCATTTAATTGAAGTACTAAATTTGGTAAATGttgtggtattatattattttttacatttgataagtCACAAATAAATTGTTCAGAAGTTAAAGACAAgtcatcattaattattttcctattattatctattacattttcagagGATTCATTATGTTTGATCTCTGTATTACAGTCTATTTCATTGACATTATCACAACTGTCATTGGACgttaatttctttatattttccCAAGGCACATCTTTTTTATCTTTCCATAtggataaattgttttgatgtaAACTAGGCTCTTGTTCAGATAATGATGATTCCATAGATAGGTCATTATTTGCAATACTTGATGGCCGTTTCAACAAACTTTCATTGGTGTTTGGTTCAATACAAACCACTGTTTCGTGAACGACATCACCATCATAAGGAAGTGATAATTCGTCAATAGGATTCCACCCACCATCTGGACCTTTATGCatacaaaatgttatgttaGTCTTAACACATACACCtgtatttttgaatacttactTAAACTAGACTCAGATGGCAGTTCCAAGGCCAGATGAGGATAGTCCATAAAATCCTCATCATCTTCCCAGTCCAATTTGGTCATGGGAGGTGGAGTTTCGGGTATCAGAGGTGGTATATCATCAGACATCTCAACTGgaacgttataattattattgatattattattattttttttaatataatatattcgactCGCTTATTAAGCAGGTACTTACGTACTTTAACCTACTATAATTTCAAAACGGACATGTCACATACAACTAAAACTGAAGATACTCGGGAAAATACCCAGGACAATGaaatttggttttatatttcGGACGCAAATTTACGAAACTAGATAGGTAACAATAAGAAACagtaacacattaaaaaataagaaaaaataagaaattaagtTTAGCCAAGCCCGAAATTCTTAATGGTCACGACTACTGAAGCACTAATCTGAAATCtcgattattgaataattattgtaaattgtaatcattacgtgataaaaattattatgtatgaatggGAGATTCAATATGCACATATACTCCTTGA from the Acyrthosiphon pisum isolate AL4f chromosome X, pea_aphid_22Mar2018_4r6ur, whole genome shotgun sequence genome contains:
- the LOC100575814 gene encoding uncharacterized protein LOC100575814 isoform X2, whose protein sequence is MSDDIPPLIPETPPPMTKLDWEDDEDFMDYPHLALELPSESSLSPDGGWNPIDELSLPYDGDVVHETVVCIEPNTNESLLKRPSSIANNDLSMESSLSEQEPSLHQNNLSIWKDKKDVPWENIKKLTSNDSCDNVNEIDCNTEIKHNESSENVIDNNRKIINDDLSLTSEQFICDLSNVKNNIIPQHLPNLVLQLNDYEVYENNEIYQPKTNANNEKSTGQDILVNGHLECVDVEESSNQTNCVQNVLLDNLKNDVSVTDTPNGMFAMLVDNLSINNNNNNIMIKNDQEEYTDVCDFETDLPHSLNVPLPNRTSQEHLEIIEDPQTVDQHDFDKIPLAQFNDEHCKILKNISILVENKIEQNVESINSNCSTFQCNEINVEHNSDSEFDEFSDFHVFPTSTTKKKSICDTDDDDDDDFCTYETCRQDFNDTAELKHSNVEQVKRVTINDSILKSENQNSIINNDDDDDDNFCDFESGYTTSGLHTSDQVIDLKQSCAIIDSESCVQLDYKQFCKDAFQGDYELCEEADLQNLDNELNESQVWQSLKDVDSSPALNYNWTKSESNNVFLASLSIDSRNILYGASWNPKVPRFAANMSNNPLEPLKASNNDTTDTKISQSFSNGPMQDTVPDPEFDWKSSGLINPLDCNHTSLLDLELLDTLAPCCTNALQPQTWKTSEVVKEEDTPFQSSPESIDVFDEFFSASLPSSSDNQSIDTIESPSSLVPTVSHEAQQILDNLPDFKVGMRRLLRLP
- the LOC100575814 gene encoding uncharacterized protein LOC100575814 isoform X1 encodes the protein MSDDIPPLIPETPPPMTKLDWEDDEDFMDYPHLALELPSESSLSPDGGWNPIDELSLPYDGDVVHETVVCIEPNTNESLLKRPSSIANNDLSMESSLSEQEPSLHQNNLSIWKDKKDVPWENIKKLTSNDSCDNVNEIDCNTEIKHNESSENVIDNNRKIINDDLSLTSEQFICDLSNVKNNIIPQHLPNLVLQLNDYEVYENNEIYQPKTNANNEKSTGQDILVNGHLECVDVEESSNQTNCVQNVLLDNLKNDVSVTDTPNGMFAMLVDNLSINNNNNNIMIKNDQEEYTDVCDFETDLPHSLNVPLPNRTSQEHLEIIEDPQTVDQHDFDKIPLAQFNDEHCKILKNISILVENKIEQNVESINSNCSTFQCNEINVEHNSDSEFDEFSDFHVFPTSTTKKKSICDTDDDDDDDFCTYETCRQDFNDTAELKHSNVEQVKRVTINDSILKSENQNSIINNDDDDDDNFCDFESGYTTSGLHTSDQVIDLKQSCAIIDSESCVQLDYKQFCKDAFQGDYELCEEADLQNLDNELNESQVWQSLKDVDSSPALNYNWTKSESNNVFLASLSIDSRNILYGASWNPKVPRFAANMSNNPLEPLKASNNDTTDTKISQSFSNGPMQDTVPDPEFDWKSSGLINPLDCNHTSLLDLELLDTLAPCCTNALQPQTWKTSEVVKEEDTPFQSSPESIDVFDEFFSASLPSSSDNQSIDTIESPSSLVPTVSHEAQQILDNLPDFKVLQKPYLVILEKENNLFLN
- the LOC100575814 gene encoding uncharacterized protein LOC100575814 isoform X3: MSDDIPPLIPETPPPMTKLDWEDDEDFMDYPHLALELPSESSLSPDGGWNPIDELSLPYDGDVVHETVVCIEPNTNESLLKRPSSIANNDLSMESSLSEQEPSLHQNNLSIWKDKKDVPWENIKKLTSNDSCDNVNEIDCNTEIKHNESSENVIDNNRKIINDDLSLTSEQFICDLSNVKNNIIPQHLPNLVLQLNDYEVYENNEIYQPKTNANNEKSTGQDILVNGHLECVDVEESSNQTNCVQNVLLDNLKNDVSVTDTPNGMFAMLVDNLSINNNNNNIMIKNDQEEYTDVCDFETDLPHSLNVPLPNRTSQEHLEIIEDPQTVDQHDFDKIPLAQFNDEHCKILKNISILVENKIEQNVESINSNCSTFQCNEINVEHNSDSEFDEFSDFHVFPTSTTKKKSICDTDDDDDDDFCTYETCRQDFNDTAELKHSNVEQVKRVTINDSILKSENQNSIINNDDDDDDNFCDFESGYTTSGLHTSDQVIDLKQSCAIIDSESCVQLDYKQFCKDAFQGDYELCEEADLQNLDNELNESQVWQSLKDVDSSPALNYNWTKSESNNVFLASLSIDSRNILYGASWNPKVPRFAANMSNNPLEPLKASNNDTTDTKISQSFSNGPMQDTVPDPEFDWKSSGLINPLDFQPQTWKTSEVVKEEDTPFQSSPESIDVFDEFFSASLPSSSDNQSIDTIESPSSLVPTVSHEAQQILDNLPDFKVLQKPYLVILEKENNLFLN
- the LOC100575814 gene encoding uncharacterized protein LOC100575814 isoform X4 encodes the protein MSDDIPPLIPETPPPMTKLDWEDDEDFMDYPHLALELPSESSLSPDGGWNPIDELSLPYDGDVVHETVVCIEPNTNESLLKRPSSIANNDLSMESSLSEQEPSLHQNNLSIWKDKKDVPWENIKKLTSNDSCDNVNEIDCNTEIKHNESSENVIDNNRKIINDDLSLTSEQFICDLSNVKNNIIPQHLPNLVLQLNDYEVYENNEIYQPKTNANNEKSTGQDILVNGHLECVDVEESSNQTNCVQNVLLDNLKNDVSVTDTPNGMFAMLVDNLSINNNNNNIMIKNDQEEYTDVCDFETDLPHSLNVPLPNRTSQEHLEIIEDPQTVDQHDFDKIPLAQFNDEHCKILKNISILVENKIEQNVESINSNCSTFQCNEINVEHNSDSEFDEFSDFHVFPTSTTKKKSICDTDDDDDDDFCTYETCRQDFNDTAELKHSNVEQVKRVTINDSILKSENQNSIINNDDDDDDNFCDFESGYTTSGLHTSDQVIDLKQSCAIIDSESCVQLDYKQFCKDAFQGDYELCEEADLQNLDNELNESQVWQSLKDVDSSPALNYNWTKSESNNVFLASLSIDSRNILYGASWNPKVPRFAANMSNNPLEPLKASNNDTTDTKISQSFSNGPMQDTVPDPEFDWKSSGLINPLDSTRYNRWKLINHSKLTALFSLKHGKHLRL